The sequence below is a genomic window from Candidatus Methylomirabilota bacterium.
TTTTCGGCTCCAACGACACCTATGACCCGGAAGGCGACGCGCCTTGAGGGACCTACTCGCCTAGGTTCTTGAGGCGCTCCCGGGCGAGGGGCGCCTCCTCCGACTGCGGGAAGTTGTCCACCAGGTACTGCAGCCTCGCCTGCGCCACCTTCACCTGCTTGAGCTCGACCAGGGCCAGCGCCTCCTTGTAGAGCGCGGTCGGCACTTGACGCCCCCGAGGATAGTTCACGAAGACCTTGCGGAACTCCTGGACCGACTGCTCGAAGGCCTCCCGCGCCTTCTCCGCCTGCCCGGCCGAGGCCGCGGCGCGCCCCATGCTGAAGTAGGCCTCGCCGATCCAGTACTGAGCGCCGTCGGCTTGGGACGCGTCCGGGTGGCGCCGGACGAACTCCCGGAACTCCGCGATGGCGAGCGTGTAGTTGCCCTTGGTGAAGTCCAGGTAGGCTGCCTTATAGCCCTCCTCGGCCGTGCCGTCACCCGGCGAGCGGGCCCCGCCCGAGGGCGAGGGGGCGGGAGCGGGCGAGGGTGTCGGGCGCCCGCTCGGTCCGGCGCCCTGCGGGCGGTTCTGGCCGTCGAGCCGCTGGGCCAGCTCGTCGAGGCGTACGGAGAGACGATTCATCTCGGCCGTGAGGCCGTCGATCCGGGCGTTCATCGCCGACAGCTGACGCGCGCTCTCTCCCGATTGCTCGCGGGTGCGTCGCTCGAGCTGGCTCAGCACGGTCTCGGTCTCGCCGCGGCTCCTGTGCACGGCCAGGTTCAGGCCGTCGAGGTCCTTCCGGATGTGCGCCAGGTCCTGCTGGACAGCCTCGTCCGCGCCGCTGGCGCAGCCGGCGGCCGCGAGGGCGGCGGAAAAGACCAAGGGGAGCC
It includes:
- a CDS encoding tetratricopeptide repeat protein — its product is MQSAVTKGSLWLPLVFSAALAAAGCASGADEAVQQDLAHIRKDLDGLNLAVHRSRGETETVLSQLERRTREQSGESARQLSAMNARIDGLTAEMNRLSVRLDELAQRLDGQNRPQGAGPSGRPTPSPAPAPSPSGGARSPGDGTAEEGYKAAYLDFTKGNYTLAIAEFREFVRRHPDASQADGAQYWIGEAYFSMGRAAASAGQAEKAREAFEQSVQEFRKVFVNYPRGRQVPTALYKEALALVELKQVKVAQARLQYLVDNFPQSEEAPLARERLKNLGE